A window from Scyliorhinus canicula chromosome 19, sScyCan1.1, whole genome shotgun sequence encodes these proteins:
- the LOC119954041 gene encoding extensin-like, which produces MIYRRGPQRETPDPSESPRPQRETPDPSESPGPQQEPRTPARAPDPSKSPGPQQEPPDPSESPGPRREPAGTPARAPGPQREPPDPSESPRSPRTPARAPGPQRMPPDPSESPRTPASAPGPQREPRTPANAPRPQREPPDPSESPRTPARAPGAPGPRREPPDPSECPRTPARAPGPQRAPPDPSESPGPQRMPQTPARAPGPQREPPDPSESPGPQREPPDPSESPGPRREPPDPGESPRTPARAPGPQREPPDPSERPRTPASAPGPRREPPDPGESPRTPARAPGPRREPPDPGESPRTPARAPGPRREPPDPGGSPRTPARVPGPRQESPDPGDSPRTPARAPRPRREPPDPGESPRTPARAPGPQRAPPDPSERPRTPARAPGPQREPPDPSVSPRTPA; this is translated from the coding sequence ATGATATACCGGCGGGGACCCCAGCGGGAGACCCCGGACCCCAGCGAGAGCCCCAGACCCCAGCGGGAGACCCCGGACCCCAGCGAGAGCCCCGGACCCCAGCAAGAGCCCCGGACCCCAGCAAGAGCCCCGGACCCCAGCAAGAGCCCCGGACCCCAGCAAGAGCCCCCGGACCCCAGCGAGAGCCCCGGACCGCGGCGAGAGCCGGCGGGGACCCCAGCGAGAGCCCCCGGACCCCAGCGAGAGCCCCCGGACCCCAGCGAGAGCCCCCGGAGCCCCCGGACCCCGGCGAGAGCCCCCGGACCCCAGCGAATGCCCCCGGACCCCAGCGAGAGCCCCCGGACCCCAGCGAGCGCCCCCGGACCCCAGCGAGAGCCCCGGACCCCAGCGAATGCCCCCAGACCCCAGCGAGAGCCCCCAGACCCCAGCGAGAGCCCCCGGACCCCAGCGAGAGCCCCCGGAGCCCCCGGACCCCGGCGAGAGCCCCCGGACCCCAGCGAATGCCCCCGGACCCCAGCGAGAGCCCCCGGACCCCAGCGAGCGCCCCCGGACCCCAGCGAGAGCCCCGGACCCCAGCGAATGCCCCAGACCCCAGCGAGAGCCCCCGGACCCCAGCGAGAGCCCCCGGACCCCAGCGAGAGCCCCGGGCCCCAGCGAGAGCCCCCGGACCCCAGCGAGAGCCCCGGACCCCGGCGAGAGCCCCCAGACCCCGGCGAGAGTCCCCGGACCCCAGCGAGAGCCCCCGGACCCCAGCGAGAGCCCCCGGACCCCAGCGAGCGCCCCCGGACCCCGGCGAGCGCCCCCGGACCCCGGCGAGAGCCCCCGGACCCCGGCGAGAGCCCCCGGACCCCGGCGAGAGCCCCCGGACCCCGGCGAGAGCCCCCGGACCCCGGCGAGAGCCCCCGGACCCCGGCGAGAGCCCCCGGACCCCGGCGAGAGCCCCCGGACCCCGGCGGGAGCCCCCGGACCCCGGCAAGAGTCCCCGGACCCCGGCAAGAGTCCCCGGACCCCGGCGACAGCCCCCGGACCCCAGCGAGAGCCCCCAGACCCCGGCGAGAGCCCCCGGACCCCGGCGAGAGCCCCCGGACCCCGGCGAGAGCCCCCGGACCCCAGCGAGCGCCCCCGGACCCCAGCGAGCGCCCCCGGACCCCAGCGAGAGCCCCTGGACCCCAGCGTGAGCCCCCGGACCCCAGCGTGAGCCCCCGGACCCCAGCGTGA